The following proteins come from a genomic window of Portunus trituberculatus isolate SZX2019 chromosome 35, ASM1759143v1, whole genome shotgun sequence:
- the LOC123513041 gene encoding uncharacterized protein LOC123513041 yields the protein MAADSSFIWLRPATEVEEVMDCANKKGFIVTVYGLTLRTIAPLTESQIKETLHHLFRKVPCLRTCFRRRGNTLWACDMNREQLDFQVTDKQELEEAVEALFHYHFLTTEGPLWCARLLPAEVPGRCSRPDLPAAFPYSRTLLLANHHGIADGTTNMFVTDAFLRVLDDVLAGKPIDDTAQLGKLTAGEETKTKMQELTKDQDHLKQVQRELEEMHHSEKLIQRVYPMPREPEVKFQVVLQDLDEERSQAFISKCRKEGVTVNSGLSAVFSVSFVDFVQEGGLQEDFYTIRDRFPVNMRQYWQGDTSETLGVHIMIIESTISTPTTWRDNFWGYSRGIHKNIRRAIEENDALLHTMATMSDLNMENIFEESPTPVCDYGISNMGNSDGLIPTEGQHVRLAHLLTATSCWNSPLYHMLHTLRGCLMYSFVYANDFLTRGKAQQLVDKVFENLMSVTKM from the exons ATGGCAGCAGACTCGTCTTTTATCTGGCTCCGGCCAGCCACTGAAGTGGAGGAAGTAATGGACTGTGCTAACAAGAAAGGATTTATTGTCACCGTATATGGCCTAACGCTTCGCACCATTGCGCCTCTCACTGAAAGCCAGATCAAGGAAACGCTTCATCACCTTTTCAG AAAAGTTCCCTGCCTGAGGACGTGCTTCAGGAGGCGCGGGAACACCCTGTGGGCTTGTGACATGAACCGCGAGCAGCTTGATTTCCAG gTTACGGACAAGCAGGAGTTAGAGGAAGCTGTCGAAGCGTTGTTTCATTAccactttctcaccaccgagGGTCCCTTGTGGTGTGCGCGCCTCCTTCCTGCCGAAGTTCCTGGCCGCTGTTCTCGCCCTGATCTGCCGGCTGCCTTCCCTTACAGCCGCACACTGCTGCTGGCCAACCATCACGGCATCGCTGACGGCACAACAAACATGTTTGTGACTGACGCATTTCTCCGCGTGTTGGACGACGTGCTCGCCGGCAAACCCATCGACGACACAGCTCAGCTCGGTAAGTTGACTGCCGGGGAAGAGACCAAGACAAAAATGCAGGAACTGACGAAGGACCAGGATCACCTCAAGCAGGTACAAAGGGAATTAGAAGAGATGCACCACTCAGAGAAACTCATCCAACGCGTCTATCCGATGCCCCGAGAACCTGAAGTTAAGTTCCAGGTAGTTTTGCAGGATTTGGACGAGGAAAGAAGCCAGGCCTTCATCAGTAAGTGCAGGAAAGAGGGAGTGACGGTGAACAGTGGGCTTTCAGCTGTGTTCAGCGTGAGCTTCGTCGACTTCGTGCAGGAAGGTGGGCTGCAGGAGGACTTTTACACTATCAGAGATCGGTTTCCAGTCAACATGAGACAGTACTGGCAAGGTGACACCTCCGAGACCTTAGGTGTTCACATCATGATAATAGAGAGTACCATCTCCACGCCAACCACGTGGCGGGACAACTTCTGGGGCTATTCCAGAGGCATACATAAAAACATTAGGCGCGCTATCGAAGAAAACGATGCATTGTTGCACACTATGGCAACTATGTCAGACCTCAATATGGAAAATATCTTTGAAGAGTCGCCGACGCCAGTGTGTGACTACGGGATAAGCAACATGGGAAACTCTGACGGCCTCATACCGACGGAGGGTCAGCACGTACGGCTGGCACATCTGTTGACGGCCACCTCGTGCTGGAACAGTCCCCTGTACCATATGCTGCACACCTTACGTGGCTGTCTCATGTACAGCTTCGTGTACGCCAATGACTTCCTCACGCGGGGAAAGGCTCAACAATTGGTGGACAAGGTCTTTGAAAACCTCATGTCCGTAACGAAGATGTGA
- the LOC123513042 gene encoding carbohydrate sulfotransferase 11-like isoform X1 — MGMLLRFVSSWFPMKVLTATLLLLCAGLLISWNMEYKNIEWNAKNAKTRSDILLQQVRETCATMRFPNTLANTAIRHMVYDDKRKVIYCFIPKVASTSWKRVFLLLTQEPKRNVSKMSRQAVHGSLPFLSSDMNKEEKLRTYKKFMVVRHPFERILSAYRDKLEDWELADGAFPRKVKKRIERYRDNPNKKPDDNITFTEFIRFISEPGKVVPEQRDEHWLPMHELCHPCSVQYDFISKYENLQEDSDYLLNWMDATDPKYKFPRPSRAFHANRYDPKYFGKLSHEEIKAFYAKYMPDFLLFNYDFL; from the exons ATGGG GATGTTACTCCGGTTTGTCAGCAGCTGGTTCCCAATGAAGGTGTTGACAGCGACGCTGCTGCTTCTCTGTGCTGGCCTCTTAATTTCTTGGAATATGGAATATA AGAACATCGAGTGGAATGCGAAGAACGCCAAGACACGAAGTGACATCTTACTGCAGCAAGTAAGGGAGACCTGCGCCACGATGCGATTCCCAAACACGCTGGCCAACACCGCTATTCGCCACATGGTTTACGACGACAAGAGGAAGGTGATCTATTGCTTCATTCCCAAG GTGGCGAGCACGAGCTGGAAAAGAGTGTTCCTGCTACTGACACAAGAACCCAAACGAAACGTGTCCAAAATGAGCAG GCAAGCCGTACATGGtagccttccatttctctcctccgacatgaataaggaagagaaactgaGAACGTACAAGAAGTTTATGGTGGTGCGTCATCCTTTCGAGCGGATTCTGTCAGCTTACAGGGACAAGCTAGAGGACTGGGAGCTTGCTGATGGCGCATTCCCTAGAAAGGTCAAGAAACGAATAGAGAGGTACAG GGACAACCCAAACAAGAAGCCGGACGACAACATCACCTTCACGGAGTTCATTCGCTTCATCTCCGAGCCAGGAAAAGTCGTTCCGGAGCAGCGAGATGAACACTGGTTACCGATGCATGAATTATGTCATCCTTGCTCTGTTCAATATGACTTCATCAGCAAGTATGAAAACCTGCAAGAGGACTCTGACTACCTACTCAACTGGATGGACGCGACAGATCCGAAGTACAAGTTTCCTCGACCATCCAGAGCCTTCCACGCCAACCGCTACGACCCAAAATACTTCGGGAAGCTCAGCCACGAGGAAATTAAGGCCTTCTACGCTAAATACATGCCAGACTTCCTCCTATTCAACTACGATTTCCTGTGA
- the LOC123513042 gene encoding carbohydrate sulfotransferase 11-like isoform X3 — MGMLLRFVSSWFPMKVLTATLLLLCAGLLISWNMEYKNIEWNAKNAKTRSDILLQQVRETCATMRFPNTLANTAIRHMVYDDKRKVIYCFIPKVASTSWKRVFLLLTQEPKRNVSKMSRQAVHGSLPFLSSDMNKEEKLRTYKKFMVVRHPFERILSAYRDKLEDWELADGAFPRKVKKRIERDNPNKKPDDNITFTEFIRFISEPGKVVPEQRDEHWLPMHELCHPCSVQYDFISKYENLQEDSDYLLNWMDATDPKYKFPRPSRAFHANRYDPKYFGKLSHEEIKAFYAKYMPDFLLFNYDFL, encoded by the exons ATGGG GATGTTACTCCGGTTTGTCAGCAGCTGGTTCCCAATGAAGGTGTTGACAGCGACGCTGCTGCTTCTCTGTGCTGGCCTCTTAATTTCTTGGAATATGGAATATA AGAACATCGAGTGGAATGCGAAGAACGCCAAGACACGAAGTGACATCTTACTGCAGCAAGTAAGGGAGACCTGCGCCACGATGCGATTCCCAAACACGCTGGCCAACACCGCTATTCGCCACATGGTTTACGACGACAAGAGGAAGGTGATCTATTGCTTCATTCCCAAG GTGGCGAGCACGAGCTGGAAAAGAGTGTTCCTGCTACTGACACAAGAACCCAAACGAAACGTGTCCAAAATGAGCAG GCAAGCCGTACATGGtagccttccatttctctcctccgacatgaataaggaagagaaactgaGAACGTACAAGAAGTTTATGGTGGTGCGTCATCCTTTCGAGCGGATTCTGTCAGCTTACAGGGACAAGCTAGAGGACTGGGAGCTTGCTGATGGCGCATTCCCTAGAAAGGTCAAGAAACGAATAGAGAG GGACAACCCAAACAAGAAGCCGGACGACAACATCACCTTCACGGAGTTCATTCGCTTCATCTCCGAGCCAGGAAAAGTCGTTCCGGAGCAGCGAGATGAACACTGGTTACCGATGCATGAATTATGTCATCCTTGCTCTGTTCAATATGACTTCATCAGCAAGTATGAAAACCTGCAAGAGGACTCTGACTACCTACTCAACTGGATGGACGCGACAGATCCGAAGTACAAGTTTCCTCGACCATCCAGAGCCTTCCACGCCAACCGCTACGACCCAAAATACTTCGGGAAGCTCAGCCACGAGGAAATTAAGGCCTTCTACGCTAAATACATGCCAGACTTCCTCCTATTCAACTACGATTTCCTGTGA
- the LOC123513042 gene encoding carbohydrate sulfotransferase 11-like isoform X2, which yields MLLRFVSSWFPMKVLTATLLLLCAGLLISWNMEYKNIEWNAKNAKTRSDILLQQVRETCATMRFPNTLANTAIRHMVYDDKRKVIYCFIPKVASTSWKRVFLLLTQEPKRNVSKMSRQAVHGSLPFLSSDMNKEEKLRTYKKFMVVRHPFERILSAYRDKLEDWELADGAFPRKVKKRIERYRDNPNKKPDDNITFTEFIRFISEPGKVVPEQRDEHWLPMHELCHPCSVQYDFISKYENLQEDSDYLLNWMDATDPKYKFPRPSRAFHANRYDPKYFGKLSHEEIKAFYAKYMPDFLLFNYDFL from the exons ATGTTACTCCGGTTTGTCAGCAGCTGGTTCCCAATGAAGGTGTTGACAGCGACGCTGCTGCTTCTCTGTGCTGGCCTCTTAATTTCTTGGAATATGGAATATA AGAACATCGAGTGGAATGCGAAGAACGCCAAGACACGAAGTGACATCTTACTGCAGCAAGTAAGGGAGACCTGCGCCACGATGCGATTCCCAAACACGCTGGCCAACACCGCTATTCGCCACATGGTTTACGACGACAAGAGGAAGGTGATCTATTGCTTCATTCCCAAG GTGGCGAGCACGAGCTGGAAAAGAGTGTTCCTGCTACTGACACAAGAACCCAAACGAAACGTGTCCAAAATGAGCAG GCAAGCCGTACATGGtagccttccatttctctcctccgacatgaataaggaagagaaactgaGAACGTACAAGAAGTTTATGGTGGTGCGTCATCCTTTCGAGCGGATTCTGTCAGCTTACAGGGACAAGCTAGAGGACTGGGAGCTTGCTGATGGCGCATTCCCTAGAAAGGTCAAGAAACGAATAGAGAGGTACAG GGACAACCCAAACAAGAAGCCGGACGACAACATCACCTTCACGGAGTTCATTCGCTTCATCTCCGAGCCAGGAAAAGTCGTTCCGGAGCAGCGAGATGAACACTGGTTACCGATGCATGAATTATGTCATCCTTGCTCTGTTCAATATGACTTCATCAGCAAGTATGAAAACCTGCAAGAGGACTCTGACTACCTACTCAACTGGATGGACGCGACAGATCCGAAGTACAAGTTTCCTCGACCATCCAGAGCCTTCCACGCCAACCGCTACGACCCAAAATACTTCGGGAAGCTCAGCCACGAGGAAATTAAGGCCTTCTACGCTAAATACATGCCAGACTTCCTCCTATTCAACTACGATTTCCTGTGA